AACGGCCGAAGCGATGATCACACTGATCGCGACGATGTTGCGGAAGTAAGACCATTTCCTCTCGCCCCAGAGAGCGAATTCACGCAATCCGAAGGCGCCGAGGACAGCGAGAAGTGGGAAGAGGATAATGGCGTAGCGCGCGGTGGCGAGGATATTGGAGTGGATCAGGATGAACGTGAAACCGAGCATGAAGAGTGACAGTGTGAGAATAATAGATCCGTCAGTGATTGCTCGACGCCGGAGTGCGATAATCCCAAGTCCGAAGAGGCTCAGGAGAAGCACTGGCGGGAGCGAGAAGACAATGGCATTCCATTCGAGGAAGAAGGCTTCGAGAAAGTTCGGTACACTCGCATGGTAACGGGCGTCGGTCAGGTCTTTGATGTCGAAGGGGATCGCATAGATGTTCCAGCCGGGGAAGGCATACCGGCTGATGATGACAGCAGTGAAGAGGAAGAGGAAGAAGATCGGTACGAGTTTGACGCTTGGCGCAGCCTTTCGGAGAAGGTAGCGGAGCTTCAGAAGGCACCGGGACTTGAGGAGGAAGAGATCAATGAGAAAGAGCAGCACGACCGGAGCGAAGGAATAAAGAAGGACTTCTTTGTCAGGGACGGTCGCGAGATACTCGGCCAGATATTTTCGGTCAAGGAAGAAGGCGGGGACGGCAGCGAGGACAAGGACGACGGAGGCTGCAGCGATCATGACGAGACGGTAGAAACCGGTCGAGAGTTGCGTGCGGAGCGAATCAAGAGTCTCCTCTTCCGAAGCAGCGATGAAGTGGATGATGTACGCTAAGCCGAAAGCTGGGAATAGGATAAGCGCAGTGTATTTCGAAAGGAGTGCCAGCGTGGTGAACAGGAGAGTCGCGAAGAGGTCGCGCCGAGTGTCGAATCTGAGCAGCGCGAAATAGGAAAGAAAAGCGGCGGTCGAAGTTGACCAGAGAAGGGCAT
This is a stretch of genomic DNA from Candidatus Moraniibacteriota bacterium. It encodes these proteins:
- a CDS encoding glycosyltransferase family 39 protein, whose amino-acid sequence is MSFLTNLLQPKPLFVLVMGLYALFSSLHLTQFLTADEHYWLYERVPKYWNAWGDWELRKTFINDKPGVSLALITGPALLALPDTATHCVEQDNRLYQCQVDETAPLLLAFRLPLLLANGLILIYIFFLLARLFDPWTALFASGLTALSPVLLGMTQIVNPDALLWSTSTAAFLSYFALLRFDTRRDLFATLLFTTLALLSKYTALILFPAFGLAYIIHFIAASEEETLDSLRTQLSTGFYRLVMIAAASVVLVLAAVPAFFLDRKYLAEYLATVPDKEVLLYSFAPVVLLFLIDLFLLKSRCLLKLRYLLRKAAPSVKLVPIFFLFLFTAVIISRYAFPGWNIYAIPFDIKDLTDARYHASVPNFLEAFFLEWNAIVFSLPPVLLLSLFGLGIIALRRRAITDGSIILTLSLFMLGFTFILIHSNILATARYAIILFPLLAVLGAFGLREFALWGERKWSYFRNIVAISVIIASAVSLCAIYPFYANYANTLLPKNALIADAWGYGGYEAAQYLNTLPNASALTVWSDYYGVCEFFVGRCLTAYTFDGTQIKPDYYVLTRRGEARYMSRFDRWERLSGLTAHRYYRQTAIPPVWSLELDDRPGNYVKVFRVEK